A region of the Hemitrygon akajei chromosome 11, sHemAka1.3, whole genome shotgun sequence genome:
CACACCCCTCCTTCCCACTCACTCCGCTTCTCATGCTCCCACTCTCCTttgctctccctcctctctcccgtctccctctcactccccctTCCTCTCTTCCCACACACGTCTGGTTTCTCCTTTCTCCTTCTATCCCCCATGTCTTCCCGCTCTCCCCCAActctccccctctttcttcccctcctcccctccctctccctcaattCCCCGGAATTCCATTCTCTCCACCCCTCCTCCTCACTCTCCTTCGCCACCTCAGTCTCCCCCTcaacctccccaccccctcttcccctttccccttctcacctcatctccctctcccactcccctcccatctctcccctctcccctcctctacctccccactctctctactgatcttccctccacccctcccttcACCTCCTCTCCCCCAACTGCCTCCCTGACAATCCTTTTCTCATTTCCGTTCCCCCCTCCATTCGTACCTCTTCTCCCCATCTTGGTCACTTTCTGCCCTCTACTCCTCCTCTCAGTGCTCACTCTCCCAGATCGAggcccccccccagaccctggtTCCTCACTGACCAAACCCTCCCTCGCCACTACAGATCTCCTACCGACTGGTCTCTGCCTGTAACCGACTGCACCGGCGTCTCCGTAGCAGAGCTCACCCGCGCCCGGCGCTGGCCGATGTCTTTGTACAGGTACGGAGGCACGTCCTGCCCCATCCCAGCAGGGGGTGGGTGGTCTCGTCTGGAACTTGTGGTGGTACGGTCGTGCCTgcttctggtcaccccattacggCAAGGGTGCAGGAGAGTTTCaccaggatcctgcctggattagagggcatgaaatataaagagaggttggacaaaattatgctgttttctctggaacggTCGAGGCagaaaggtttataagattatgagaggcttagataAGGTTGGCTCTGAATCTTTTTCCAAGGATAACAATGTCTAATAGGAGAAGGCATGTCCTTACCTTGAAGAGAGGAGACGTGCGGCGTGtttcacagagagagaggtagtggggtgggggacatggacattgtacaggcagaagggattcCTTCAATTTGGCTTTGTGGCCAGTATCAGCATGATGGGCCGAAAGTTGTTCCTGTTCTGGTTTAAGTTTAAGGAGATGGGACGGGGAGGTGTTGTAAAAAGATACACatataggaaaggttcagagggatatgggcctgaTAGACATTTATAAGATGATAGATAGGACGGATAATCGGAGATGATTTTTCCCAGAGCGATAATGTTGAATCATTGACGACACAGGGAGAGGAGGGACAATTCAAAGGAGATGAGCGGGGTAAGTTATTGTGCACAGAGTCTGGGTCAGGGACGTGTGTCTACTGGAGACTGCACAGGGTTCTGTACTGTGTGTAACCATTTCCTTCAGACACTGTGTGACTTGCTGAACGTCGTGCCAATAACGAGCCTGTACTGGTTCTCTTTGCCCCACAGAGGGAGTGCGAGAGTGACCACGAGGAGGACAGAAGCCCCACCACCCTCCTCCGCAGGCGGCGGAGCAGCTCCTCGTAGTGGGGTGCAGGCGACGGGAGAGCGGGCGGAGAACTGCTCCATCTCTAGATCGTGACTGGACCGAGTAGACTGAGAGTGGACCAGGGGTGGCCGGGGAACGAGTCCGCtagaggtggggagggagagcgaggaagtgggggtggaggagggaagagaaggagtgtggagggagggtgaagaggggcaggggagggggagtgaggagagggcagaagagttAGAAGGAGGGAGATGGGAAAAAGGAGTGAGTGGAGGACGTAAAGGGAGTGAGGAAGGTAAAAAGGAAGAGGACAAGGGGAGGAGGCAAATACGAGTAAGAAATAGAGGAGGGTGGGAGGGTTGAAGAGGGAGGGGATGTCGGAGTGCATGTGTGGAGAGGAGGAATTAATAGGCAGTGAGGGTAAACAAGGAGGATGAATCTGGAGGAGGAGTTGGGGAGAGAAGGGAGAAGAagaggagggagggagtggggaagggAATGTGAGGAACAAGGGAGTGAAGAAGAGTGGGGATCGGTGTAcaggggtgtggagggggagaacagaagggagagaagagagagagaaagtgagggagtatggggagaggagggggagtgtgggggttTGAAAGAGGTAGAAAGTCCAGCTGCTGCCTCCTCACTGGTACATTCACCTGGGGTTCCACTGCAGCTGGTGGGAGGGGGTTCACGTCTGTGGGACACTGGGGGTTTCCCTCTGAGGGAATGGGGAAGATTTAAACCCCTCCACACTGACCTGTCAATAAATCTCCAATTGTGGACTGGGCACACCAGCTTGCCACCGGGAATCCTGCCCCGTCCTGGAGAAGGGGCTTCAGCCCTGCCCCGTCCCACATACCACGATGTAATTCCCCAACACTTGGTCCCGTCTCCGCCTCAGTAATTCAAATGCTCGTTCAGCCTCAGCATTCACCACTCCCTCGGATTGCAAGCCGCCTTTCCGGTCAGGTGAGGGACATATGCCCCTCAGATCTCCTCTAAGCCTTTTTCTCCCAGCCTGCCCTTGTCAGCAACTCTTGTTTTAGCTCCTAGTCTATTAGGGGAGGTTTAAACCCACTTTAAAGCCCATCAGTGCCCCTCAGAACTCTGTCCACCTCTGTCCCCCCTCAGCCCCCTCTACTCCAGGGGGAACAGACCCAGCCCCTCCCATCTCTGCTTGTAACTGAACTCTCCATCGCAGGCAATCTCCTCTTGACCTCCGTCCGAGAGTACACCGAGaacctcagtactccctactgttcacagtgtgtcctacccttgtacaccgaggtccctctgtcctcagtactccctactgttcacagtgtgtcctacccttgtacaccaaggtccctctgtccctcagtactccctgccGTTCACagagtgtgtcctacccttgtacaccgaggtccctctgtccctcagtactccctaccgttcacagtgtgtgtcctacccttgtacaccgagttccctctgtccctcagtactccctctaccgttcacagtgtgtgtcctacgcttgtacactgaggtccttctgtccctcagtactccctaccgttcacattgtgtgtcctacccttgtacaccgaggtccctctgtccctcagtactccctaccattcacagtgtcctacccttgtacaccaaggtccctctgtccctcagtactccctaccttcacagtgtgtgtcctatcctCGTACACTgaagtccctctgtccctcagtactccctaccgttcacagtgtgtcctacccttgtacaccaaggtccctctgtccctcagtactccctaccgtcacagtgtgtgtcctacccttgtacaccgaggtccctctgtccctcagtactccctaccgttcacagtttgtcctacccttgtacaccgaggtccctctgtccctcagtactccctaccgttcacagtgtgtgtcctacccttgtacaccaaggtccctctgtccctcagtactccctaccgttcacagtgtgtgtcctacccttttacaccgaggtccctctgtccctcagtactccctaccgtcacagtgtgtgtcctacccttgtacaccgagttccctctgcccctcagtactccctaccgttcacagtgtgtgtcctacccttgtacaccgaggtccctctgtccctcagtactccctaccgttcacagtgtgtgtcctacccttgtacaccgaggtccctctgtccctcagtactccctaccgttcacagtgtgtgtcctacccttgtacaccgaggtccctctgtccctcaggactccctaccgttcacagtgtgtgtcctaccctcgtacaccgaggtccctctgtccctcagtactccctaccattcacagtgtgtgtcctaccctcgtacaccgatgtccctcttccctcagtactccctaccgttcacagtatgTGTcgctaccctcgtacaccgaggtccctctgtccctcagtactccctaccgttcacagtatgtgtcctaccctcgtacaccgaggtccctctgtccctcagtactccctaccgttcacagtatgtgtcctacccttgtacaccgaggtccctctgtccctcagtactccctaccattcacagtgtgtcctacccttgtacaccgaggtccctctgtccctcagtactccctaccgttcacagtggtGTCctagtacaccgaggtccctctgtccctcagtactccctaccgttcacaatgtgtcctccccttgtacaccgaggtctctctgtccctcagtactccctaccgttcacagtatgTGTCCTacccctcgtacaccgaggtccctctgtccctcagtactccatacctttcacagtgtgtgtcctaccctcgtacaccgtcCCTCtttccctcagtactccctactgtacacagtgtgtgtcctaccctcgtacaccgaggtccctctgtccctcagtactccctaccgttcacagtgtgtgtcctccccttgtacaccaaggtccctctgtccctcagtactccctaccgttcacagtgtgtgtcctacacttgtactctgtccctcagtactccctaccgttcacagtgtgtgtcctacccttgtacaccgagttccctctgtccctcagtactccctaccgttcacagtgtgtgtcctacgcttgtacaccgaggtccctctgtccctcagtactcctaccgttcacagtgtgtgtcctccccttgtacaccaagatccctctgtccctcagtactccctaccgttcacagtgtgtgtcctacgcttgtacaccgaggtccctctgtccctcagtactccctaccgttcacagtatgtatcctacccttgtacaccgaggtccctctgtccctcagtactccctaccgttcacagtgtgtgtcctacccttgtactctgtccctcagtactccctactgtcacagtgtgtgtcctaccctcgtacaccgtccctctgtccctcagtactccctactgtacacagtgtgtgtcctaccctcgtacaccgaggtccctctgtccctcagtactccctaccgttcacagtttttcctacccttgtacaccgaggtccctctgtccctcagtactccctaccgtcacagtgtgtgtcctacccttgtacaccgaggtccctctgtccctcagtactccctaccgttcacagtgtgtgtcctacccttgtacaccaaggtccctctgtccctcagtactccctaccgttcacagtgtgtgtccaaCCCTTGTACACCcagttccctctgtccctcagtactccctaccattcacagtgtgtcttacccttgtacactgaggtccccctgtccctcagtactctctactgttcacagtttgtcctacccttgtacaccgaggtccctctgtccctcaggactccctaccgttcacagtgtgtgtctaccctcgtacaccgaggtccctctttccctcagtactccctaccgttcacagtatgtgtctacccttgtacaccgaggtccctctgtccctcagtactccctaccgttcacagtatgtgtcctccccttgtacaccaaggtccctctgtcctcagcactccctaccgttcacagtgtgtgtcctacccttgtactctgtccctcagtactccctactgtcacagtgtgtgtcctaccctcgtacaccgaggtccctctgtcctcagtactccctaccgttcacagtgtgtgtcctaccctcgtacaccgaggtccctctgtccctcagtactccctaccgttcacagtgtgtgtcctaccctcgtacaccgaggtccctctgtcctcagtactccctaccgttcacagtgtgtgtcctagtacaccgaggtccctctgtccctcagtactcctaccgttcacagtgtgtgtcctacccttgtacactgaggtccctctgtccctcagtactccctaccgtcacagtgtgtgtcctacgctcgtacaccgaggtccctctgtccctcagtactccctaccattcacagtgtgtgtcctacccttgtacactgaggtccctctgtccctcagtactccctaccgttcacagtatgtgtcctaccctcgtacaccgaggtccctctgtccctcagtactccctaccgttcacagtgtgtgtcctaccggAGGTTAGTGATCAGACACTGTCTCATTGGACAGTGAGGGGTAAATGTGGCCTCTGTTTCCCATGTTCCCTGATACAGGCAGACGGGAACATGTGAATGAACATGCAAACACACTCTCccgacaccccccaccaccaaacAAACACCAAACACACTCTCccgacaccccccaccaccagacCCAAAGGCCCAAATTCTCTCCCTGCACCCACATCCTGACTGTCAAACACACCCCCGTCCTCTCTATCCCCAGGAATGGACAATGAGGAGCGAGGCATTGAGGACGTGAGGGGTGGAGAGGAGGAAGTGATGTAATTCATGAGGGACTTTAGTCCGCTGCTCCCACCTGTCTTCTAAGTGCATGTGAAGATCCCATTATTTGTTACAATAAACATATTGAGTTAAAATGTACCCTTGGTGTACGAGGATTTTGTGAAATCCTTCACAAAACCTGAACTGGATTTTGCTGGCAGATGGACATGGAGGTGAGCAAAACCAGGCTGCCTTTGAGCAGTAGTCACTACATCCTGGACCCAGATCGATGTATGCTTCGGACTGGATACTTCTGTACCTCGGAATGGATCACTCTGTATGGCAGACTGGAACTTGCTCGACCCTTGACTGTTGCATCTATAACCTGGGCTGGAATCATTGATACTTCGGACCAGAGCAAAAAGCTGGAGGAGGTGTGTGGGTCAGACAGCCTGTTGTGGAGaaatggtcagtgtttcagttcgAGGACTGAGAGTGTAGTGGTGGGGCAGGGGCTTGGGGTGATTGATGGAATGAGATGAGAGAGAGTCAGGGAAGGAGAAGAGAAGCTAGCCGAGTCGATGGaccaggtggggaaggggaatcaGAGTCGGGGAAGGAGAAGAGAAGCTAGCCGAGTCGATGGaccaggtggggaaggggaatcaGAGTCGGGGAAGGAGAAGAGAAGCTAGCCGAGTCGATGGaccaggtggggaaggggaatcaGAGTCGGGGAAGGAGAAGAGAAGCTAGCCGAGTCGATGGaccaggtggggaaggggaatcaGAGTCGGGGAAGGAGAAGAGAAGCTAGCCGAGTCGATGGaccaggtggggaaggggaatcaGAGTCGAGTTTATTTTctccggcatgtgtcgtgaaatttgttaacttaccagcagcagttcaatgcaatacgtaatatagaagaagaaacaaatataataaataaataaattgcagttttgaatagattaaaaatcatgcaaaacatTAATATATTCTAAAAtgtgaggtagcgttcataggttcaatgtccatttaggaatcggatggcagaggggaagaagctgttcctgaatcgctgagtgtgtgccttcaggcttctgtatcccctacatgatggtaacagtgagaaagtggcctgccctgggtgctggggtccttaataatggaagctgcctttctgagacaccgctccctgaagatgtcctgggtactttgtaggatagtgcccaagatggagctgactagatttctAACCCTCTACAGCTTtgttcggtcctgtgcagtagacccccatCCCCAAagcaaacagtgatgcagctgtcagaatgctctccacggtacaactatagaagtttttgagtgtatttgctgacatgccaaatctcctcaaactccaaatgaaatatagtcactatcttgcctcctttatagctgcaatcaatatgttgggaccaggttagatcctcagaggtcttgacacccaggaacttgaaactgttcactctcccacttctgatccctctgtgaggattggtatgtgttccttcgtcttacccttcctgaagcccacaatcagctctttcatcttactgacgttgagtgccaggttgttgctgcggcacccctccactagttggcatatctcaatcctgtacgccctctcgtcaccacctgagattataccaacaatggttgtatcgtcagcaaagttatagatggtttttgagctatgcctagccaaacAGTCATGTGTAtttagagagtagaacagtgggctaaacacatatccctgaggtgcaccagtgttgattgtcagcgaggaggatatattatcaccaatccacacaggctgtgatcttctggtgaggaagttgaggatccaattgcagagggaggtacagaggcccaggttctgtaacttctcaatcaggattgtgggaatgatggtgttaaatgctgagctatagctgatgaacagcatcctgacctaggtgtttgtattgtcctggtggtctaaggccgtgtggagagccgtggagattgtgtctgccgttgacctattgtggtgacaggcaaattgcaatgggtccaggtccttgctgaggcaggagttcagtctagtcgtgACCAGCCTCTCAATGTGTCTGAATAACAAGGGAAAGGATGATGAATgcaacaaagagagagagagatcttgtGTGGGTGAGGAACATGGGGGACAGAGTTGCCCAGAACTGGAATGATCAGTGTTGACTTTGAACAATTGACTCCTTTGAGTTCTGCCAAGATTTTTTTTGCTCCATATTCAGTGACTCCATACCCTGGACCGGATCAATCTGTATCCCAAACCGGATCCACCTGGATTAGATCAGTCTGTATCCCAAACCGGATCCACCTGGATTTGATCAGTCTGTAGCCCAGACCAGATCCACCTGGACCGGATCAATCTGTATCCCAGACCAAATCCACCTGGACTGGATAAGTCTGTATCACGGACCAGATCCACTGGACGGGATCAATCTGTATCCCAGACCAGATAcacctggactggatcagtctgTATCACGGACCAGATAcacctggactggatcagtctgTATCCCAAACCGGATCCAGCTGGACTGGAGCAGTCTGAATCCCGGACCAGATCCACCTGCACTGGATCATTCTGAATCCCGGACCAAATCCACCTGGACCAGATCAGTCTGAATCCCGGACCAgatccacctggactggatcaATCTGTATTCCGGACCAgatccacctggactggatcagtctgaatcccaaaccggatccacctggactggatcagtctgaaTCCCAAACTCGATCCACCTGGACTAGATCAGTCTGTATCCCAAACCCGATCCACCAGGACTGGATCAGTCTCAATCCCAAACCTgatccacctggactggatcagtctgaaTCCCAAACCAGATCCACTtggactggatcagtctgaaTCCCAAACCGGATCCACCTTGACTGGATCAGTCTGAATACTAAACCCgatccacctggactggatcagtctgTATCCCGGACCAGATCCACCTGGACAGGATCAGTCTGAAACCCAAACGGATCCAACTAGACTGGATCAGTCTGAATCCCAAAACCGGATCCACCTGGACCGGATCAGTCTGAATCCCGGACCAgatccacctggactggatcagtctgTATCCCAGACCAGATCCACCTGGACAGGATCAGTCTGAAACCCAAACCGGATCCAACTAGACTGGATCAGTCTGAATCCCAAACCGGATCCACCTGGACCGGATCAGTCTGAATCCCGGACCAgatccacctggactggatcagtctgaatcccggaccagatccacctggactggatcaATCAGTATCCCGGACCAgatccacctggactggatcagtctgaaTCCCAAACCAGATCCACTtggactggatcagtctgaaTCCCGGACCAGATCCACCTGAACTGGATCAATCTGTATTCCGGACCAgatccacctggactggatcagtctgaatcccaaaccggatccacctggactggatcagtctgaatcccggaccagatccacctggactggatcagtctgaatcccaaaccggatccacctggactggatcagtctgaGTCCCAAACCGAatccacctggactggatcagtctgaatcccggaccagatccacctggactggatcagtctgaatcccaaaccagatccacctggactggatcagtctgaaTCCTGGACCGgatccacctggactggatcagtctgagtcccaaaccagatccacctggactggatcagtctgaaTCCAAACTCGATCCACCTGGACTAGATCAGTCTGCATCCCAAACCCgatccacctggactggatcagtctgaatcccaaaccagatccacctggactggatcagtctgaaTCCAAACCGGATCCACCTTGACTGGATCAGTCTGAATACTAAACCCgatccacctggactggatcagtctgTGTCCCAAACCAgatccacctggactggatcagtctgaaTCCCAAACCAGATCCACTTGGACTGGATCAGTCTGTATCCCAAACCGgatccacctggactggatcagtctgaaTCCCAAACCGGATCCACCTTGACTGGATCAGTCTGAATACTAAACCCgatccacctggactggatcagACTGTACCCCGGACCAGATCCACCTGGACAGGATCAGTCTGAAACCCAAACCGGATCCAACTAGACTGGATCAGTCTGAGTCCCAAACCGgatccacctggactggatcagtctgaaTCCCAAACCGATCTACCTGGACTGGATCAGTATGAATCCCAAACCAgatccacctggactggatcagtctgaatcccggaccagatccacctggactggatcagtctgaatcccaaccagatccacctggactggatcagtctgTATCCCGGACCAgatccacctggactggatcagtctgaatcccaaaccagatccacctggactggatcagtctgaaTCCCGGACCAGATCCACATGGACTGGATCAGTCTGAGTCCCAAACCAgatccacctggactggatcagtctgaaTCCAAACCGgatccacctggactggatcagtATGAATCCCAAACCAgatccacctggactggatcagtctgTATCCCGGACCAgatccacctggactggatcagtctgaatcccaaaccagatccacctggactggatcagtctAAATCCCGGACCAGATCCACATGGACTGGATCAGTCTGAGTCCCAAACCAgatccacctggactggatcagtctgaaTCCCAAACCGGATCTACCTGGACTGGATCAGTATGAATCCCAAACCAgatccacctggactggatcagtctgaatcccggaccagatccacctggactggatcagtctgaatcccaaacctgatccacctggactggatcagtctgaatcccaaaccggatccacctggactggatcagtctgTATCCCGGACCAgatccacctggactggatcagtctgaaTCCCAAACCGGATCCACCTACACTGGATCAGTCTGAATCCCAAACCAgatccacctggactggatcagtctgaaTCCCAAACCGGATCCACCTACACTGGATCAGTCTGAATCCCAAACCAgatccacctggactggatcagtctgTATCCTGGAACAgatccacctggactggatcagtctgaaTCCCAAACCGGATCCACCTGCACTGGATCAGTCTGAATCCCAAACCGGAAccacctggactggatcagtctgTACCCCGGACCAGATCCACCTGGATTGGATCAGTCTGAATCCCAAACCGgatccacctgg
Encoded here:
- the LOC140735753 gene encoding uncharacterized protein isoform X2, translating into MSLCPSVLPTVHSMCPTLVHRGPSVPQYSLPFTVCVLPLYTEVPLSLSTPYLSQCVSYPRTPSLFPSVLPTVHSVCPTLVHRGPSVPQYSLPFTVCVLPLYTKVPLSLSTPYRSQCVSYTCTLSLSTPYRSQCVSYPCTPSSLCPSVLPTVHSVCPTLVHRGPSVPQYSYRSQCVSSPCTPRSLCPSVLPTVHSVCPTLVHRGPSVPQYSLPFTVCILPLYTEVPLSLSTPYRSQCVSYPCTLSLSTPYCHSVCPTLVHRPSVPQYSLLYTVCVLPSYTEVPLSLSTPYRSQCVSYPCTPRSLCPSVLPTVHSVCPTLVHPVPSVPQYSLPFTVCLTLVH
- the LOC140735753 gene encoding uncharacterized protein isoform X1, whose translation is MSLCPSVLPTVHSMCPTLVHRGPSVPQYSLPFTVCVLPLYTEVPLSLSTPYHSQCVLPLYTEVPLSLSTPYRSQWCPSTPRSLCPSVLPTVHNVSSPCTPRSLCPSVLPTVHSMCPTPRTPRSLCPSVLHTFHSVCPTLVHRPSFPQYSLLYTVCVLPSYTEVPLSLSTPYRSQCVSSPCTPRSLCPSVLPTVHSVCPTLVLCPSVLPTVHSVCPTLVHRVPSVPQYSLPFTVCVLRLYTEVPLSLSTPTVHSVCPPLVHQDPSVPQYSLPFTVCVLRLYTEVPLSLSTPYRSQYVSYPCTPRSLCPSVLPTVHSVCPTLVLCPSVLPTVTVCVLPSYTVPLSLSTPYCTQCVSYPRTPRSLCPSVLPTVHSFSYPCTPRSLCPSVLPTVTVCVLPLYTEVPLSLSTPYRSQCVSYPCTPRSLCPSVLPTVHSVCPTLVHPVPSVPQYSLPFTVCLTLVH